CGGCCGGCGTACACCTGATGATGGTGGCCGACCGCGAGGACGCCCGCGCCTACGGGCCCCTCCTCGACCCGCTGTGGCGTTCCCTGCTGCGCGTCACCCCGGTCGCCGACGACCACCTCGCCGATCCGTGGGTGGGGCACGCCTGGACGTACGAGCCGTCCCGGATACCGCCGGGCAGCCGCGTCCTGGAACAGGTGCTGGCGCTGGTGGCCGCCGCCCGGCGGACCGGACACCGCTGAGGCCCCCGCGCCGGGCCGGAGCCCGTGCCGACCGGACGGATACAGGAACGGCACAACCCCTCCGAGCTGGCCTTTTGATCAGCTTTTGCCTGGAGCTTTACCTTATCTTGGTGCTTCCTGTACTGTTCTTCGAGCGGAGGGGAGTACTCCCGATCGCGGCGTTCCCGTCAGTACGGACTGTGACCGGTCCCGGGGCGCCGGCCCGGCGCGCAGCCCGCGCCCCGGGTGGAAGAGACCTCCGGCAGCGACGACGCTGATCCATAGCCGTAGTGAACTGCCGGAGGCGCAGTGGACGTTTCATGGACCCTCTGGGCGCTGACCATTTTCGGTCTGGTCGCCCTCATCTCCGTCGACTTCTTCATCGGGCGCAAACCCCATGACGTGTCGACCAAGGAAGCCGGAATCTGGACGGTCGTCTGGATCGCGCTGGCCGTGCTCTTCGGACTCGGTCTGCTGGTGTTCGGCGAGAGCCAGGCATCGGGCGAGTTCTTCGCCGGCTTCGTCACCGAGAAGTCGCTCAGTGTCGACAACCTCTTCGTCTTCATCCTGATCATGGCGAAGTTCTCGGTGCCCTCCCACCTCCAGCAGCGGGTGCTGCTGATCGGTGTGCTGATCGCCCTGGTGCTGCGTGCGATCTTCATCGCGGCCGGCGCCGCGGTCATCGCCAACTTCTCGTGGGTCTTCTACATCTTCGGCGCGTTCCTGATCTACACCGCCTGGAAGCTGATCCAGGAGGCGCGGGCGGACGAGGACGAAGAGGAATGGGAGGAGAACCGCCTCCTGAAGTCGGTCGAGCGCCGTTTCGGTGTCGCCGACCGGTACCACGGGACCAAGCTCTTCATCCAGAAGAACGGCAAGCGCGTCCTGACCCCGCTCATGGTGGTCATGCTCGCCATCGGCACCACCGACGTGCTGTTCGCGCTGGACTCCATCCCGGCGATCTTCGGCCTGACCCAGGACCCGTACATCGTCTTCACCGCCAACGCCTTCGCCCTGATGGGCCTGCGTCAGCTGTACTTCCTCATCGGCGGTCTGCTGAAGAAGCTGGTCCACCTCAGCTACGGGCTCTCGGTGATCCTCGGGTTCATCGGCGTCAAGCTGGTGCTGCACGCGCTGCACGAGTCCGGGGTGCACGTCCCGGAGATCTCCATCGCGTTCTCCCTCGCCGTCATCGGCGGTGTCCTGGTGATCACCACCATCACCAGCCTGATGGCCACCAGGAAGCAGGCGGCGGCCGAGAGCGTGGAGCAGGCGAAGAGCGACGACGAGAACGTCGGCGCCGAGAAGTAACCCGCCCGCGGCACGGTGCCGCACCTGACACGGCCGGTGGCCGGGGCCCGGAAAGGGGTCCCGGCCACCGGCCGTGGTGCGTCGGCCCGCGGTCACGCGGGGCGGGCCGCCCGTCTTCACCAGCCGCGTGCGCGCCACTCCGGCAGGTGCGGGCGCTCGGCGCCGAGCGTGGTGTCGTGGCCGTGCCCCGGGTAGACCCAGGTCTCGTCCGGCAGCGGGCCGAAGAGCTTGGTCTCCACGTCGTGGAGCAGGTGCGCGAACGCCTCGGGGTCCTTGTGCGTGTTGCCCACGCCCCCGGGGAAGAGGCAGTCCCCCGTGAAGAGGTGCGGGGCGCCGTGCGGGTCGTCGTAGACCAGGGCGACGGAGCCCGGGGTGTGGCCCCTGAGGTGGCGGGCGGTGAGCGTGACCTCGCCCACCCGCACCGTGTCACC
This DNA window, taken from Streptomyces nitrosporeus, encodes the following:
- a CDS encoding TerC family protein; the protein is MDVSWTLWALTIFGLVALISVDFFIGRKPHDVSTKEAGIWTVVWIALAVLFGLGLLVFGESQASGEFFAGFVTEKSLSVDNLFVFILIMAKFSVPSHLQQRVLLIGVLIALVLRAIFIAAGAAVIANFSWVFYIFGAFLIYTAWKLIQEARADEDEEEWEENRLLKSVERRFGVADRYHGTKLFIQKNGKRVLTPLMVVMLAIGTTDVLFALDSIPAIFGLTQDPYIVFTANAFALMGLRQLYFLIGGLLKKLVHLSYGLSVILGFIGVKLVLHALHESGVHVPEISIAFSLAVIGGVLVITTITSLMATRKQAAAESVEQAKSDDENVGAEK